In Labrys wisconsinensis, one genomic interval encodes:
- a CDS encoding proline iminopeptidase-family hydrolase — protein sequence MQVREGHVPFGEHRTWYRVTGDLASPRLPLVVVHGGPGCTHDYVDALKDVAASGRAVIHYDQLGNGRSTHLPEVPASFWTVELFLAELDALLGHLGIAGRYALYGQSWGGMLSAEHAVRRPAGLKALVIANSPSAMPVWVAEANRLRRDLPEDVQRTLLAHEAAGTTASPDYVAASRVFYARHVCRLDPWPPEVTRTFEAMDADPTVYLAMNGPTEFHVIGSLKDWTIVDRLHQVMAPTFVISGRHDEATPLVVAPYAERIPGATWRIFEHSSHMPHVEERADCVEAVCAFLAGHDG from the coding sequence ATGCAAGTCAGGGAAGGCCATGTGCCGTTCGGCGAGCACCGGACCTGGTATCGGGTGACCGGGGACCTCGCCTCGCCCAGGCTGCCGCTGGTGGTGGTGCATGGCGGGCCCGGCTGCACGCACGACTATGTCGATGCCTTGAAGGATGTCGCCGCCTCCGGCCGGGCCGTGATCCATTACGACCAGCTCGGCAATGGCCGCTCCACCCATCTGCCGGAAGTGCCGGCCTCGTTCTGGACGGTCGAGCTGTTCCTGGCCGAGCTCGACGCCCTCCTCGGCCATCTCGGCATTGCCGGGCGCTACGCCCTGTACGGCCAGTCCTGGGGCGGCATGCTCAGCGCCGAGCACGCCGTGCGCCGCCCGGCCGGGCTGAAGGCGCTGGTCATCGCCAATTCCCCCTCCGCCATGCCCGTCTGGGTGGCGGAGGCCAACCGCCTGCGCCGCGACCTGCCGGAGGACGTGCAGCGCACGCTGCTGGCGCATGAGGCGGCGGGGACGACCGCGTCGCCCGATTATGTCGCGGCCTCGCGGGTGTTCTACGCCCGCCATGTCTGCCGTCTCGACCCGTGGCCGCCCGAGGTGACGCGCACCTTCGAGGCGATGGACGCGGACCCCACCGTCTATCTCGCCATGAACGGGCCGACCGAGTTCCACGTCATCGGCTCGCTCAAGGACTGGACCATCGTCGACCGGCTGCATCAGGTCATGGCGCCGACCTTCGTCATCTCCGGCCGCCACGACGAGGCGACGCCGCTGGTCGTCGCGCCCTATGCCGAACGCATCCCCGGCGCGACCTGGCGCATCTTCGAGCACTCGAGCCACATGCCGCATGTGGAGGAACGGGCGGATTGCGTGGAAGCGGTCTGCGCCTTCCTGGCCGGGCACGACGGGTAG
- a CDS encoding LysR family transcriptional regulator, translating into MNLDAIRSFLHVAETGSFSLAATRLRVMQSTISGRIQTLEEELGCLLFSRGRGGAELTPAGLDFRAHAEKIVQTWDQARQQVALPPGYTGTFRFGGPVALQDRLNIAWVLWMKQHAPGIALQLEAGYSDVLIDSIASRMMDAAMMYLPRQRPGLVIEEFRQEDLVLVRHPDLTGPWQANFVFIDWGHEFRTSYSEAFPDIAAPAISVGLGALGLQYLLALKGAAYLPLGLVRPLIAEGRLAGVAEAPAFRRPIYLVYPTQSRDPDLLALALSGLRQVAATVDEPGP; encoded by the coding sequence ATGAACCTCGACGCGATCCGCAGCTTCCTCCACGTGGCCGAGACCGGCAGCTTCAGCCTGGCGGCCACGCGCCTGCGGGTCATGCAGTCGACGATCAGCGGCCGCATCCAGACCCTGGAGGAGGAGCTGGGCTGCCTGCTGTTCAGCCGCGGCCGCGGCGGCGCCGAGCTGACGCCGGCCGGGCTCGACTTCCGCGCCCATGCCGAGAAGATCGTCCAGACCTGGGACCAGGCGCGCCAGCAGGTCGCCCTGCCGCCCGGCTATACCGGAACCTTCCGCTTCGGCGGCCCGGTGGCGCTGCAGGACCGGCTCAACATCGCCTGGGTGCTGTGGATGAAGCAGCACGCCCCCGGCATCGCGCTCCAGCTCGAGGCCGGCTATTCCGACGTGCTGATCGACAGCATCGCCTCGCGGATGATGGACGCGGCGATGATGTACCTGCCGCGCCAGCGCCCGGGACTGGTGATCGAGGAGTTTCGGCAGGAAGACCTGGTCCTGGTCCGGCATCCCGATCTCACCGGTCCCTGGCAGGCCAATTTCGTCTTCATCGACTGGGGGCACGAGTTCCGCACCAGCTATAGCGAGGCGTTTCCGGACATCGCGGCCCCGGCCATCTCCGTCGGCCTGGGCGCGCTCGGCCTGCAATATCTGCTCGCCCTCAAGGGCGCCGCCTATCTGCCGCTCGGCCTGGTGCGCCCGCTGATCGCCGAAGGGCGCCTGGCTGGGGTCGCCGAGGCGCCCGCCTTCCGCCGCCCGATCTATCTCGTCTATCCCACCCAGAGCCGCGATCCGGATCTTCTGGCCCTGGCGCTGTCGGGGCTCCGACAGGTCGCGGCCACGGTGGACGAGCCGGGACCGTGA
- a CDS encoding N-acyl-D-amino-acid deacylase family protein: MTPPGMVPVKHDVILRNATLINGSGFPGFTGDLAIDGDRIAAIGDLSAASAEQDIDVGGKVVAPGFIDVHTHDDGALLTPDGMVPKISQGVTTVIAGNCGISLAPLRLSAAPPPPFTLVGGRENFRFDRFADYVAELRRLGTATNAALLVGHTTLRQRVMPRVDRPADAAEIALMQAEVETAMAEGAFGLSTGLDYPPAVASSTAEVKALARTAARLGGPYVTHVRNYFETLEEAIEEAIDIADDAGGKLVISHHQATGRGNFGKSGPTLERIDAARRDIDIAMDVYPYAATSTVLRLDRCDTGLRILITWSDSFPEMANREISDIAREWNCSERAAGERLLPAGAVYFQLDEADVRRILAHPRTMVGSDGLPHDKHPHPRLWGTFPRVLGHYVRDVGLFGLEEAVFRMTGLPAREFGIDRRGRLTAGHFADIVVFDPATVADRATFEQPQQAAAGIELVFVNGSLVWRDGRATGARPGHVLRPLPAARRGIAETAGEGGLACCVQSTS, translated from the coding sequence GTGACCCCTCCTGGAATGGTGCCCGTGAAGCACGACGTCATCCTGCGCAATGCCACGCTGATCAACGGCAGCGGCTTTCCCGGGTTCACCGGCGACCTCGCCATCGACGGCGACCGGATCGCCGCGATCGGCGATCTCTCCGCGGCCTCGGCGGAGCAGGACATCGATGTCGGCGGCAAGGTGGTCGCGCCCGGCTTCATCGACGTGCACACCCATGACGACGGGGCGCTGCTGACGCCCGACGGCATGGTGCCGAAGATCAGCCAGGGCGTCACCACGGTCATCGCGGGCAATTGCGGCATCAGCCTGGCCCCGCTCAGGCTCTCCGCCGCGCCGCCGCCGCCCTTCACGCTGGTCGGTGGCCGGGAGAATTTCCGGTTCGACCGCTTCGCCGACTATGTCGCGGAACTGCGCCGGCTCGGCACCGCCACCAACGCCGCCCTCCTGGTCGGGCACACGACGCTGCGCCAGCGCGTCATGCCGAGGGTCGACCGGCCGGCCGACGCGGCCGAGATCGCGCTGATGCAGGCGGAGGTCGAGACCGCCATGGCCGAGGGCGCCTTCGGCCTCAGCACCGGCCTCGACTATCCCCCGGCCGTCGCCTCCTCGACCGCCGAGGTCAAGGCCCTGGCGCGCACCGCCGCGCGCCTCGGCGGCCCCTATGTCACCCATGTCAGGAACTATTTCGAGACGCTGGAGGAGGCGATCGAGGAGGCGATCGACATTGCCGACGATGCCGGCGGCAAGCTGGTCATCTCGCACCACCAGGCGACGGGGCGCGGCAATTTCGGCAAGAGCGGCCCGACCCTGGAGCGGATCGACGCGGCGCGCCGCGACATCGACATCGCCATGGATGTCTACCCCTATGCCGCGACCTCGACGGTGCTGCGCCTCGACCGGTGCGACACCGGCCTGCGCATCCTGATCACCTGGTCCGACAGCTTCCCGGAGATGGCGAACCGCGAGATCAGCGACATCGCCCGCGAATGGAACTGCAGCGAGCGCGCGGCGGGCGAGCGGCTGCTGCCGGCTGGCGCGGTCTATTTCCAGCTCGACGAAGCCGATGTGCGGCGCATCCTCGCCCATCCCCGCACCATGGTCGGGTCTGACGGCCTGCCGCACGACAAGCATCCGCATCCGCGCCTGTGGGGCACCTTTCCCAGGGTGCTCGGCCATTATGTCCGCGACGTCGGGCTGTTCGGGCTGGAGGAGGCGGTGTTCCGCATGACGGGGCTGCCGGCGCGGGAATTCGGCATCGATCGCCGCGGCCGCCTGACGGCAGGGCATTTCGCCGACATCGTCGTCTTCGACCCCGCGACGGTGGCGGACCGGGCGACGTTCGAGCAGCCGCAGCAGGCCGCCGCCGGCATCGAGCTGGTGTTCGTCAACGGCTCCCTCGTCTGGCGGGACGGCCGTGCCACCGGCGCCCGGCCGGGGCACGTGCTGCGGCCGCTGCCCGCCGCCCGGCGCGGCATCGCCGAGACGGCGGGCGAGGGCGGCCTCGCCTGCTGTGTTCAGAGCACGTCGTAG
- a CDS encoding cysteine hydrolase family protein — MPDAPALPPRSTVVLSIDLQNEYRAACIYPVEDYDRILANASAVIAAARAGGVPVIHVQAWVGEEDRQHYPLLEASLTDDLRSAVAGSDGAGICEEVAPLEGETVIRKRWPSAFHDTDLDERLRRLGAENIVTVGVWTDSCVRASVFDAVFRSYRVWLVKEACGSRTDAMHRTAMLDMANRLYGGGVLRTGEALKALRGQPHAAWRCSRPIEFPYTLATIDGLYDVL, encoded by the coding sequence ATGCCCGACGCTCCTGCCCTGCCGCCCCGCTCCACCGTGGTCCTCAGCATCGACCTCCAGAACGAGTATCGCGCCGCCTGCATCTATCCCGTCGAGGATTATGACCGGATTCTCGCCAACGCCTCTGCGGTCATCGCCGCCGCCCGCGCCGGCGGCGTGCCGGTCATCCATGTCCAGGCCTGGGTCGGGGAAGAGGACCGGCAGCATTATCCCCTGCTCGAGGCCAGCCTGACCGACGACCTGCGCTCGGCGGTCGCCGGCAGCGACGGCGCCGGGATCTGCGAGGAGGTCGCCCCGCTTGAGGGCGAGACCGTGATCCGCAAGCGCTGGCCCAGCGCCTTCCACGACACCGACCTGGACGAGCGCCTCCGCCGCCTGGGCGCCGAGAACATCGTCACGGTCGGCGTCTGGACCGACAGCTGCGTCCGCGCCAGCGTGTTCGACGCGGTGTTCCGGAGCTATCGCGTCTGGCTGGTGAAGGAGGCCTGCGGCAGCCGGACGGACGCCATGCACCGCACCGCCATGCTCGACATGGCCAACCGGCTCTATGGCGGCGGCGTGCTGCGGACCGGGGAAGCGTTGAAGGCGTTGCGGGGACAGCCGCATGCGGCCTGGCGCTGCTCGCGGCCGATCGAGTTCCCCTACACCCTGGCGACGATCGACGGCCTCTACGACGTGCTCTGA
- a CDS encoding hydantoinase/carbamoylase family amidase, whose translation MPDRPLTRSERLTRRLLAELAQASADPPGVTREAYGAREQGAHDRVRREGEALGALARVDAAGNLYLTLPGHERGLPALVIGSHLDSVPHGGNYDGAAGVLAGLAVLSDLAEARFVPRRDLVVMAIRAEEAAWFPLSYPGSEAALGRLPPAALEARRSDTGRTLGQHMLEAGFDPEPIRRGVPQIPAGAIAAFVEVHIEQGPRLLAKGCPVGLVTAIAGGVRHVDAACFGAYGHSGAEPRFARRDAVLGFTDLVRGLEAEWDALEAEGSEATITIGRVESDPTQHGGSRVLGELRFTLDLRSEHQAVLDRLRASLRRICAEVATRRGVRFELGPAFTWAPARMAPGLVDRLEAAAVRAGLPAPRLPSGAGHDAAAFAGADVPSAMVFVRNRNGSHNPDESMDAADLDAAVRLLVQFVTTFDET comes from the coding sequence ATGCCGGACCGCCCTCTGACGCGCAGCGAGCGCCTGACGCGACGGCTCCTGGCCGAGCTGGCGCAGGCCTCGGCCGATCCGCCCGGCGTGACGCGCGAGGCCTATGGCGCGCGCGAGCAGGGCGCCCATGACCGCGTGCGCCGCGAAGGAGAGGCGCTCGGCGCGCTCGCTCGCGTCGATGCGGCCGGCAATCTCTATCTGACGCTCCCCGGCCACGAGCGCGGCCTGCCGGCCCTGGTCATCGGCTCGCACCTCGACAGCGTCCCGCATGGCGGCAATTATGACGGCGCGGCCGGCGTCCTGGCCGGGCTGGCCGTGCTGTCGGACCTTGCCGAAGCGCGTTTCGTGCCGCGCCGCGACCTCGTCGTCATGGCGATCCGGGCGGAAGAGGCGGCCTGGTTCCCGCTCTCCTATCCCGGCAGCGAGGCGGCCCTCGGCCGGCTGCCGCCCGCAGCGCTCGAGGCCCGGCGCTCCGACACCGGACGGACGCTGGGCCAGCACATGCTGGAGGCCGGCTTCGACCCCGAGCCGATCCGGCGCGGCGTGCCGCAGATCCCAGCCGGCGCCATCGCCGCCTTCGTCGAGGTGCATATCGAGCAGGGGCCGCGCCTCCTGGCAAAGGGCTGCCCGGTCGGCCTCGTCACCGCCATCGCCGGCGGCGTCCGCCATGTCGATGCCGCCTGCTTCGGGGCCTATGGCCATTCCGGCGCCGAGCCGCGCTTTGCCCGGCGCGACGCCGTCCTCGGCTTCACCGACCTGGTGCGGGGGCTCGAAGCGGAATGGGACGCCCTGGAGGCGGAGGGGTCCGAGGCGACGATCACCATCGGCCGGGTGGAGTCCGATCCGACCCAGCATGGCGGCAGCCGCGTCCTCGGCGAATTGCGCTTCACCCTGGACCTGCGCAGCGAGCACCAGGCCGTGCTCGACCGCCTGCGCGCGAGCCTGCGACGCATCTGCGCCGAGGTCGCCACCAGGCGCGGCGTGCGCTTCGAGCTCGGGCCGGCCTTCACCTGGGCCCCGGCCCGGATGGCGCCCGGCCTGGTCGACAGGCTGGAGGCCGCGGCGGTCCGCGCCGGCCTGCCGGCGCCGCGGCTGCCGAGCGGCGCCGGCCACGACGCCGCCGCCTTCGCCGGCGCCGACGTCCCCAGCGCCATGGTCTTCGTGCGCAACCGCAACGGCAGCCACAATCCCGATGAGAGCATGGACGCCGCCGACCTCGACGCGGCGGTGCGCCTGCTCGTGCAGTTCGTCACAACCTTCGACGAGACGTGA
- a CDS encoding nitrilase-related carbon-nitrogen hydrolase produces the protein MDRHLTLAVCQTGPVQRSATRAETVGRLVHLLERAAAAGAELAVFPEMALTTFFPRWTLDESEIEGFYEERVPGPQTQPLFDAARRLRLGFALGYSEIADEDGRKRRFNTMDLVDADGSLVGRYRKIHLPGSEASEAGTTVHLERRYFEPGNLGFPVFAYRGARIGLALCNDRRWPETYRMLCLNGAEVVLIGYNTPAVLAEAPTLDHLRMFHNHLPMQAGAYQNTVWVAAAAKAGVEEGQALIGGSCIIAPTGEIAALAVSVDDEVIVHRADLGLIDTCRRVNFDFARYRRPSEYGLIAERAGPVA, from the coding sequence ATGGATCGACATCTGACGCTGGCCGTCTGCCAGACCGGCCCGGTTCAGCGCAGCGCCACCCGCGCCGAGACCGTGGGCCGGCTGGTCCATCTCCTGGAACGGGCGGCAGCCGCCGGAGCCGAGCTCGCCGTCTTCCCGGAAATGGCGCTGACCACCTTCTTCCCGCGCTGGACGCTGGACGAGAGCGAGATCGAAGGCTTCTACGAGGAGCGGGTGCCGGGGCCGCAGACGCAGCCTCTGTTCGACGCGGCGCGCCGGCTCAGGCTCGGCTTTGCGCTGGGCTATTCCGAGATCGCCGACGAGGACGGCCGCAAGCGGCGCTTCAACACCATGGACCTCGTCGACGCCGACGGCAGCCTGGTCGGGCGCTACCGCAAGATCCACCTTCCCGGCTCGGAGGCGTCGGAAGCCGGCACGACGGTCCATCTCGAGCGGCGCTATTTCGAGCCCGGCAATCTCGGCTTCCCCGTCTTTGCCTATCGCGGCGCGCGCATCGGGCTCGCCCTGTGCAACGACCGGCGCTGGCCGGAGACCTACCGGATGCTGTGCCTCAACGGCGCCGAGGTGGTGCTGATCGGCTACAACACGCCGGCGGTGCTGGCGGAGGCACCGACCCTCGATCATCTGCGCATGTTCCACAACCATCTGCCGATGCAGGCCGGCGCCTACCAGAACACGGTCTGGGTGGCCGCCGCGGCCAAGGCCGGCGTGGAGGAAGGGCAGGCCCTGATCGGCGGCTCCTGCATCATCGCCCCGACCGGGGAGATCGCGGCGCTGGCCGTGTCGGTCGACGACGAGGTCATCGTCCATCGCGCCGATCTCGGCCTGATCGATACCTGCCGGCGGGTCAATTTCGACTTCGCCCGCTATCGCCGGCCGAGCGAATACGGCCTGATCGCCGAGCGTGCGGGGCCGGTCGCCTGA
- the hydA gene encoding dihydropyrimidinase, translating into MHERVIKGGRVALDTGWAEVDIGIEGGRIAALGAGLAGAETIEASGLWVLPGGIDAHCHLDQPSWGGADTADDFGSGTITAAFGGTTCVVPFAMPGPGMTALQALDRSLACAAGRSFVDYGLHGVVTEGTGGDVGAQLARLAERGVPSVKAFMTYEGFAVSDDRLLGVMDAARAEGMIVMVHAENDAAIRRTQQRLVESGRTALRYHAVAHAEAIEREATHRAITLAEIAGARLVVVHVSCAQSAEEVSRGRRRGADVIGETCPQYLLLTAADLDRPAIDAARFVFSPPPRSSASQAHLWQALAAGDLGLWSSDHSPYRLADKLPDAAAPAFHKAVSGVPGLETRLPILFSEGLLTGRLTLQRYLDLASRAAADLYGLAHAKGRIAVGLDADLALWDPQRRWRVRRDDLHSGVDFTPYEGLDLTGKPVTTLVRGIPVVADGVLQPASPSGRFVPRSRAEAGSFNKPLEDTTPWIDI; encoded by the coding sequence ATGCATGAGAGGGTGATCAAAGGCGGGCGCGTCGCGCTCGACACGGGCTGGGCCGAGGTCGATATCGGCATCGAGGGCGGGCGGATCGCCGCGCTCGGGGCAGGCCTTGCCGGCGCCGAGACGATCGAGGCCTCCGGGCTCTGGGTGCTGCCGGGCGGCATCGACGCCCATTGCCACCTCGACCAGCCGTCCTGGGGCGGCGCCGACACGGCCGACGATTTCGGCTCCGGCACGATCACCGCCGCCTTCGGCGGCACCACCTGCGTGGTGCCCTTCGCCATGCCCGGCCCCGGCATGACCGCGCTCCAGGCCCTCGACCGCTCGCTCGCCTGCGCCGCCGGGCGGTCCTTCGTCGATTACGGCCTGCACGGCGTCGTCACCGAAGGCACCGGCGGCGATGTCGGCGCGCAGCTCGCCCGGCTGGCCGAGCGCGGCGTCCCCTCGGTCAAGGCCTTCATGACCTATGAGGGCTTCGCCGTCTCCGACGACCGGCTGCTCGGCGTGATGGACGCGGCGCGGGCGGAAGGCATGATCGTCATGGTCCATGCGGAGAACGACGCCGCCATCCGCCGCACGCAGCAGCGCCTGGTCGAGAGCGGCCGGACGGCGCTGCGCTACCACGCGGTCGCGCATGCCGAGGCGATCGAGCGCGAGGCCACGCACCGGGCCATCACCCTGGCCGAGATCGCCGGCGCCCGGCTGGTGGTGGTCCACGTCTCCTGCGCCCAGTCGGCAGAGGAAGTTTCGCGAGGGCGCCGGCGCGGCGCCGACGTGATCGGCGAGACCTGCCCGCAATACCTGCTCCTCACCGCGGCCGATCTCGACCGGCCGGCCATCGACGCCGCCCGCTTCGTCTTCTCGCCGCCGCCGCGCTCCAGCGCCAGCCAGGCGCATCTGTGGCAGGCGCTGGCGGCAGGCGATCTCGGCCTGTGGTCGTCGGACCATTCGCCCTACCGCCTCGCCGACAAGCTGCCCGACGCCGCCGCGCCTGCCTTCCACAAGGCGGTCAGCGGCGTGCCGGGCCTGGAGACGCGGCTGCCGATCCTGTTCTCCGAAGGGCTCCTGACCGGCCGCCTGACGCTTCAGCGCTATCTCGACCTCGCGAGCCGCGCCGCCGCCGATCTCTACGGCCTCGCGCATGCCAAGGGGCGGATCGCCGTCGGCCTCGACGCCGACCTGGCGCTCTGGGATCCGCAGCGGCGCTGGCGGGTGCGCCGCGACGACCTCCATTCCGGCGTCGACTTCACGCCCTATGAGGGGCTGGACCTCACCGGCAAGCCCGTCACCACCCTCGTCCGCGGCATCCCGGTCGTGGCCGACGGCGTCCTGCAACCCGCCTCTCCTTCCGGCCGCTTCGTGCCGCGCAGCCGCGCGGAAGCCGGCAGTTTCAACAAGCCTCTCGAGGACACGACACCATGGATCGACATCTGA
- a CDS encoding dipeptide ABC transporter ATP-binding protein translates to MDTSPAAAAIPILECRNVSISYATRAGEVPAVVDFNLKLMPGEAHGLVGESGCGKSTIALAVMRYLGRTGRIVGGQILFQGRDMLAMGAEELRRVRGAEIAMIYQEPMASLNPAMTIGEQLAEVPIHHEGVSPAEAMARAKAMLERVRLADCERILSAYPHQISGGQQQRVVIAMALLSNPKVLLLDEPTTALDVTVEAGIVDLIREISAQHGTAMLYISHNLGLVLETCERITVMYAGEAVETGPVRAVFGGMRHPYTRGLFASIPVPGADKNSRPLLAIPGQLPPPLARPPGCSFGPRCEFFAGGRCDAAPVPMAGLAGEPDHASRCLRVDEIAWADAAARGAGRPAVVPGEVILRVDDLSKRYERVRANQDVSFEARGGETVAIVGESGCGKSTFAKILMGLDQATSGSITLAGLELGRLPVGRRSARTIRSLQMIFQNPFDTLNPSHTVGAQIARVIRKFGVETDEARIRQRVFELLDLVKLPREFAERRPRQLSGGQKQRVGIARAFAGNPALVVADEPVSALDVSVQAAVTELLMDIQRQEGTTLLFISHDLSVVRYLSDRVVVMYLGRIMEQGRTPDIFAPPYHPYTEALLSAVPIADPRVSKRRVLLTGELPSPSDPPPGCPFSTRCPHVIAGTCDRLPPPVQSFAPDHSIACHLPREHLLAMAPVFAIDEAGPTKDERTVDA, encoded by the coding sequence ATGGACACCAGCCCGGCCGCGGCAGCCATTCCGATCCTGGAGTGCCGGAACGTCTCGATCTCCTATGCCACGCGGGCGGGCGAGGTCCCGGCGGTGGTCGACTTCAACCTGAAGCTGATGCCCGGCGAAGCCCATGGGCTCGTCGGCGAGTCCGGCTGCGGCAAGTCCACCATCGCCCTGGCGGTGATGCGCTATCTCGGCCGGACCGGCCGCATCGTCGGCGGCCAGATCCTGTTCCAGGGGCGCGACATGCTCGCCATGGGCGCGGAGGAGCTGCGCCGGGTCCGCGGCGCCGAGATCGCGATGATCTACCAGGAGCCGATGGCCTCCCTCAATCCGGCCATGACCATCGGCGAGCAGCTCGCCGAGGTGCCGATCCATCACGAGGGCGTATCGCCGGCGGAGGCGATGGCCCGGGCGAAGGCGATGCTGGAGCGCGTGCGCCTCGCCGATTGCGAGCGCATCCTCAGCGCCTATCCCCACCAGATCTCGGGCGGGCAGCAGCAGCGCGTCGTCATCGCCATGGCGCTCCTGTCCAACCCCAAGGTGCTGCTGCTCGACGAGCCGACCACCGCGCTCGACGTCACGGTGGAGGCGGGCATCGTCGACCTCATCCGCGAGATCTCGGCCCAGCACGGCACGGCGATGCTCTACATCTCCCACAATCTCGGGCTGGTGCTGGAGACCTGCGAGCGCATCACCGTGATGTATGCCGGCGAGGCGGTGGAGACCGGGCCGGTGCGCGCCGTGTTCGGCGGCATGCGCCACCCCTATACGCGCGGCCTGTTCGCCTCGATCCCGGTGCCCGGCGCCGACAAGAACAGCCGCCCGCTGCTGGCGATCCCGGGCCAGCTGCCGCCGCCCCTGGCCCGGCCGCCGGGCTGCAGCTTCGGGCCGCGCTGCGAATTTTTCGCCGGCGGGCGCTGCGACGCCGCCCCGGTGCCGATGGCGGGGCTGGCGGGCGAGCCCGACCATGCCTCGCGCTGCCTGCGGGTCGACGAGATCGCCTGGGCCGATGCCGCCGCCCGCGGCGCCGGCCGGCCGGCGGTAGTGCCGGGCGAGGTGATCCTGCGGGTCGACGACCTCAGCAAGCGCTACGAGCGCGTGCGGGCCAACCAGGACGTGAGCTTCGAGGCACGCGGCGGCGAGACCGTGGCAATCGTCGGCGAGTCCGGCTGCGGCAAGTCGACCTTCGCCAAGATCCTGATGGGCCTCGACCAGGCGACGTCCGGCTCGATCACCCTGGCGGGCCTGGAGCTTGGCCGGCTGCCGGTGGGACGCCGCAGCGCCCGCACCATCCGCAGCCTGCAGATGATCTTCCAAAACCCGTTCGACACGCTCAACCCCAGCCACACCGTCGGCGCCCAGATCGCCCGCGTCATCCGCAAGTTCGGGGTCGAGACCGACGAGGCCCGGATCCGGCAGCGCGTCTTCGAACTGCTCGACCTGGTCAAGCTGCCGCGGGAATTCGCCGAGCGCCGGCCGCGCCAGCTCTCCGGCGGCCAGAAGCAGCGCGTCGGCATCGCCCGGGCCTTTGCCGGCAATCCCGCCCTGGTGGTGGCGGACGAGCCGGTCTCCGCCCTCGACGTCTCGGTGCAGGCCGCGGTGACCGAGCTCCTGATGGACATCCAGCGCCAGGAGGGCACGACCCTCCTGTTCATCAGCCACGACCTCTCCGTCGTGCGCTATCTCTCCGACCGCGTCGTCGTGATGTATCTCGGCCGGATCATGGAGCAGGGCCGGACGCCGGACATCTTCGCCCCGCCCTACCATCCCTATACCGAGGCGCTGCTGTCGGCCGTTCCGATCGCCGATCCCCGGGTGAGCAAGCGCCGGGTGCTGCTGACCGGCGAGCTCCCCTCGCCCTCGGACCCGCCGCCCGGCTGCCCGTTCTCGACCCGCTGCCCGCATGTCATCGCCGGCACCTGCGACCGGCTGCCGCCGCCGGTCCAGAGCTTCGCGCCGGACCACAGCATCGCCTGCCACCTGCCGCGCGAGCACTTGCTGGCGATGGCCCCGGTCTTCGCGATCGACGAGGCCGGTCCCACCAAGGATGAGAGGACCGTCGATGCATGA
- a CDS encoding ABC transporter permease, which translates to MTASAEQSLVKPPLRLATPRRVVALLALVWLPLMAHVMLGRSLGRLDDYVLLPAIPAVIALYAMALHAWRESWVTIIGATLVFFWLLMAVAAPYLPLPDPNKPLAPYAPPGTVRNGVTFLLGADMRGRDVLSRTIWGCQRVLVWGITATTAAYVVGAALGLVAGYLGGWWDEVVSFLGNVLLSFPVMVLFILVLNTLGQSGFNIIIAVTCSSAPAVMRIVRGLTLDARSRDYIHAAQTRGEHPVWIMVVELLPNVRGPIIVDACLRLGYTTVAITTLTFLGLGLQPPDPDWGLMIKEAATAALLWKFAYMLIVPALSVSSLILGFNLMADGLREMSLRD; encoded by the coding sequence ATGACCGCCAGCGCCGAACAGAGCCTCGTCAAGCCGCCGCTTCGGCTCGCCACCCCTCGACGGGTCGTCGCCCTCCTCGCCCTGGTCTGGCTGCCCCTGATGGCCCATGTGATGCTCGGCCGCTCCCTCGGACGGCTCGACGACTACGTGCTGCTGCCCGCCATCCCGGCCGTGATCGCGCTCTACGCCATGGCGCTGCACGCCTGGCGCGAGTCCTGGGTGACGATCATCGGCGCCACCCTGGTGTTCTTCTGGCTGCTGATGGCGGTGGCGGCGCCCTACCTGCCGCTGCCGGACCCGAACAAGCCGCTCGCCCCCTATGCGCCGCCGGGCACGGTCCGGAACGGCGTCACCTTCCTGCTCGGCGCCGACATGCGCGGCCGGGACGTGCTGTCGCGCACCATCTGGGGCTGCCAGCGCGTGCTGGTCTGGGGCATCACCGCGACGACGGCGGCCTATGTCGTCGGCGCCGCGCTCGGCCTCGTCGCCGGCTATCTCGGCGGCTGGTGGGACGAGGTGGTCTCCTTCCTCGGCAACGTCCTCCTCTCCTTCCCGGTGATGGTGCTGTTCATCCTGGTGCTGAACACGCTCGGCCAGAGCGGCTTCAACATCATCATCGCCGTCACCTGCTCGTCGGCCCCGGCGGTGATGCGCATCGTCCGCGGGCTGACCCTGGACGCGCGGTCGCGCGACTATATCCACGCGGCGCAGACCCGGGGCGAGCATCCCGTCTGGATCATGGTGGTGGAGCTCCTGCCCAATGTGCGCGGGCCGATCATCGTCGATGCCTGCCTGCGCCTCGGCTACACCACGGTCGCCATCACCACCCTGACCTTCCTCGGCCTCGGCCTGCAGCCGCCGGACCCGGATTGGGGCCTGATGATCAAGGAGGCCGCCACCGCCGCCCTGCTGTGGAAATTCGCCTACATGCTGATCGTGCCGGCGCTGTCGGTCTCCAGCCTGATCCTCGGCTTCAACCTGATGGCCGACGGGTTGCGCGAAATGAGCCTGCGGGACTGA